The window ATCGTACAATTCGTATTCCAACAACCTACAGTCTAATTTACCGTTATAAAATTCAACTTTTTTAGCAGCTTTTAAGCCTATTTTTTTAGCAAGATCGGGATTTCCTGTGAAAATATATCCAGAATAGCCCTTGCATTTTGTTTTCATAAAATCGCCCATGCGCTTATAAGTAAGTTCTAATTTACTGTGCACGCCTAAACGCTCGCCATATTCGGGGTTAAAAACCACTGCACCTTTGCCATCTTCGGGTACAGGCGTAAGCTCGAAATCGCAAACCTCGAACTCGATTAAAGTATCTACGCCAGCTGTTTTTGCATTTCTGCGTGTTACTTCAACAGCATCCTCAGAAAGATCGGAAGCTACGATTTTAAGATCAATATTTTTAATCACCTGATCTTTTAATAACCTGCGCTCTGCAAAAAATACTTCTTCGTTATAACCCAGAATGTGCATAAAGGCATAATTCATGCGGTAAAGTCCGGGGGCACGGTTAGTAGCAATCAGTGCCGCTTCGATAGCTAAGGTACCCGAACCGCACATAGGGTTAATAAACGGCGATTTTTTATCCCAGTTGGTGGCATAAATTACACCCGAAGCAAGCGCTTCGAGCATAGGTGCTTTGCCTGGTATTTTGCGGTAGCCGTGTTTGGCCAGGGTCTCGCCCGAAGTATCTATAAAAACATTGGCTTCGGCATCTTTCCAGTATAAATGTACCACTGCTTTGTTTACGTCCGATCCGGAATTGGGGCGAATACCTTTTTTCTCTTTCAGGCGGTCTACAATAGCATCCTTTACTTTCAGGTTGGCAAAAAGCGGTGTGGTAATATTGGGGTTATCAACATTTGAAGTAACGGAGAAATAACCCGAAAAATCGATTAATTCTTCCCACTCAATGGCTTTAATTTCGTTGTATAAATCATCGGGCGTAACAGCCTTAAAATTTTTGATCGAGTATAAGATCTGACTGGCGCAACGCAAGTTCAAATTCAGCTTTATACACTCCGTAACGGTAATATTGAGCTCAACACCAGTTGGGAAAGCTCTTTCGATAGTGTAGCCTAAAGCCTTAACTTCTTCTTGTAAATAGGGCGAAAGGCGCTTGTTGCAGGTAATAATTACCTTGCTTTTATTGTGGAAAACTTGCATCATAATATATGCGAAGTTATCAAT is drawn from Pedobacter sp. HDW13 and contains these coding sequences:
- a CDS encoding class I SAM-dependent RNA methyltransferase, which codes for MQVFHNKSKVIITCNKRLSPYLQEEVKALGYTIERAFPTGVELNITVTECIKLNLNLRCASQILYSIKNFKAVTPDDLYNEIKAIEWEELIDFSGYFSVTSNVDNPNITTPLFANLKVKDAIVDRLKEKKGIRPNSGSDVNKAVVHLYWKDAEANVFIDTSGETLAKHGYRKIPGKAPMLEALASGVIYATNWDKKSPFINPMCGSGTLAIEAALIATNRAPGLYRMNYAFMHILGYNEEVFFAERRLLKDQVIKNIDLKIVASDLSEDAVEVTRRNAKTAGVDTLIEFEVCDFELTPVPEDGKGAVVFNPEYGERLGVHSKLELTYKRMGDFMKTKCKGYSGYIFTGNPDLAKKIGLKAAKKVEFYNGKLDCRLLEYELYDGSKRAPKTEE